The Alkalihalophilus pseudofirmus nucleotide sequence CTTATCATTAATTGTACAGGTTTCCCCTCCATCATCTGTCCCTAGAATCATCTCATATTCTCTTGTTATTTCGCCGTAATCTACTTCTTTTGTTTCACCGTAAGAACTTATATCAAAGAAAGAGGAGCTTGCTTCTTCAGTTTCAAGATCATTATCTTCATAACCTTCGTAAACAAGTGGAACGATTGCATCTAATCTCTCTTTATTTTCTTCTGCATAAATTTGAATGCCCCACGCACCAGTTTGATCCAGCTCAATTTCCACATCAAATCGTTCAGCAGGAGCTATACGGAATGGTGTACCTTGAATCGCCTCTGGTTCGTTTACAGCCTGTCCATCATAATGAGTGATTTTATAAGAGTGCCCAGGTATAGATACAACTTGGGTAAAGAGCCCGGCATTAACAAAACGAAGCTTTGTTTTTCCAACTTCCTGTACCTCAATCGCTTCAATTTCAGGCGCTGCCTTCCCGTTAATTAAAGGGGTATCATACATGCGGTTCATCATTTCTGCATGAGTCATACCGTCCATGTTATGATTCTCCCCTTCCTCATTAGAGTTCATATTTCCATGGTTCATGTGTCCATCATTCATATTTCCATGATCCATGTCTCCATCATTCATATTTCTATGATCCATGTCTCCATCATTCATGTTTCCCTGGTCCATATCACCCATCCCCATAGAAGACCATTCATCTATAACAATAACTTCGTCTATATCATAGTCTTCTTCATCTTTGGGCTCTACAATAAAGACTCCGTATAGTCCTTTATCTACTTGTCTAGCTCCATCTTGATGAGAATGATACCAATACGTTCCTGGAATGTCTGCTTCATACTCATAGGTAAATGTTTCCCCAGGCATAATTGCATTTTGCGTAATACCTGGCACCCCGTCCATTTCATTTGGAACCGGAAAACCATGAAGATGAAGGGCAGTAGGTTCATCTAATTGATTTTCTACATTGACAATCACCTTGTCTCCTTCTTGAACTCTAATCTCTTCACCAGGTAAACTGCCATTATATGTCCAAGCATCTTCCATTACCTCTTCATTGAACATCCAATGGGTTTCTTCTACAGTTAAATTAAATTCTTTGACTCCCTCATTATTTGAAGATGTGTTGATCGTCTCTTCTTTTTCCTCTTGAGTGACCTCCTCATCTGATACCTGCAGGTCAACCGCTTCATTTGAGCAGCCTGCTATTACGAGGGCAAAAGCTGTTGCAATCCCTGTCGCTTTCAAAGTCTTTTTCATTATTGGCGCTCCTTTCTTAAATCCTTATACTCCTAAAATAAACAAAAAATATTTAGAAAGTATGAAGAAACGATAGATATCTTAAAATTTATTATTGAAATTAGATAACCCTTGTCCCCTCTCTACATTTCTAATTTGTGTAGCAGTATTAAACCATCTTTTTCTCTTACATGAATACGAAAGCGATCACCTTTACAAAAGCCCGCACGCTTGGTTATTTCAGACGGGATCCGAATAGAGCCATTTTCACTAACGACCATTTTATTATCAACCAAAGATCCTATATCTTTTTTAATAAAAATGCTTGTTGTCCCAGGTACCAGACCAACAGTAATCAATACGCCTGGTTCAATTAGTAATGTTTTTCGAACGGTATAAGGAAGAGTGATATCTTGTCTGCTATTAAGTTTACAGTAAAAGGAATTCCCTTCTAGTTTTTTTAATGTTTCATCCTTTGTTCTACGCATCTTGTATCCCTCATTTCTAACGATCATCATAAAGAATAGATGATATGTATTTAGAAAGTATTAAGATCTTTAAAAAACGAAAAAAGCTGGATCTACTGAAAAGCAGACCACAGCTTTTAATCATTCTCTCGTTTTTTAATACAAAACTGTTAAGGGCGTAGTGACTTCTTTTATCCCGTCACCATATCTTTTAAGAGTTAGGAAGAATGTTCTCCATGTTCAGTCTCTGATTGAGGATGGTGATCATGGAAATCTCCTCGCTCAAATGGATCTTCTCCAGTAATTGCACCATATGCAACCATTACGAGCGCGACATACACAAATCCAGCTAACGCCCAATTTCTTTTATTGTTCATAAAAGGAGCCTCCTTTTATTTTGTAAACTTCACCTTCTGTAAACGTAGAGCATTTAATACAACCGATACGGAACTAAACGCCATTGCAGCACCTGCAACCCACGGGGCTAACAGGCCGACTGCAGCAATTGGGATGGCAGATGTGTTGTAAATAAAAGCAAAGAATAAGTTTTGCTTGATATTTTTCATCGTCTTGCGGCTCATATGAATCGCATCTGCTACACTATTTAAGTCGCCTCGCATAAGTGTGATATCTGCCGCTTCAATCGCAACATCTGTACCTGTTCCGATGGCCATTCCGATGTCAGCAACTGCAAGGGCAGGCGCGTCATTAATCCCGTCACCAACCATCGCTACTTTCTTCCCTTGCTTTTGCAGCTTCTTAACCTCAGAACTTTTTTGCTCTGGAATGACTTCTGCTATGACGTGCGTGATCCCAACTTGGCTGGCAATAGCCTTGGCAGTACGTTCATTGTCACCGGTTAGCATGATCACTTCAAGCCCCAAATCATGCATTCTTTCAATTGCTTCTTTTGAGGTTTCTTTCACCGTATCAGCAACCGCGATAATCCCTGCAAATTGCCCTTCCACAGCTATTAGCATCGCCGTCTTCCCTTGGTTTTCTAGTTCTTCCATTAAAGAATCTGCGTTCTTCATAGGAACAGAATGTTGTTTCATTAAGTTTCTAGTCCCAGCTAGAATCTCTTTATTATCGACAATAGCACGGATTCCATAGCCTGGAATTGCCTCAAAGTCCGTTGAGTCATTTAGACTGATCCCTTTTTCTTTAATTCCTTTGACAATTGCCTGAGCTAAAGGGTGCTCTGAATGTTTTTCGGCAGAGCCGACATAATATAAAACGTTTTCTTCAGTGAAGCCCTCAGCAATTTCTACATCCGTTAATTCCGGCTGTCCTTTTGTGACGGTCCCTGTTTTATCTAACACAACTGTTTGGATGTTCTGCGTATTTTCTAAGTGTTCGCCGCCTTTAAATAATAACCCCATCTCAGCTGCACGGCCTGATCCCGCCATAATAGAAGTTGGAGTAGCTAGGCCTAGTGCGCATGGGCAGGCAATAACTAAAATGGAGATCATTGGAATTAATGCTTGACGTAAATCTCCAGGCGCAACAATAAAATACCAAATAAGAAATGTAGCAATGGCAATAGCTACTACGACTGGAACAAAGATTCCTGACACTTTATCCACTAAACGCTGGATGTCAGCTTTAGATCCTTGCGCTTCTTCGACGACTTTTACGATTTGTGATAAAGCTGTATTTCTACCGACTTTTGTTGCCTTTACTTTAATCGATCCATTCTTATTAATAGTGGCACCGATCACCGGATCGCCTACACTCTTATCAACCGGAATACTCTCACCTGTAATCATTGATTCATCTATCGCAGATCTGCCTTCGATCAACTCTCCATCAACTGGAACTTTTTCACCTGGCTTGATGATAACGACATCTCCCACAATAACTTCTTCTGCAGGAATTTCCACCTCTTCTTCGTTCCGGATGACTCGTGCTGTTTTGGCTTGAAGACCAAGCAATTTTTGAATGGCTTGGCTTGTGCGGCCTTTGGCACGAACTTCAAACAGCTTTCCTAGCACAATTAAAGTAATGATCACAGCAGCAGCTTCAAAGTAAAGCTCAGGCATCCCTTGACCTCCGGCTGCCATCCATTCCCATCCTAAATAGATACTGTAAAAATAAGCTGCACTCGTTCCAAGCGCCACTAGCACATCCATATTGGCACTTTTGTTTTTTAGAGCTTGGTAAGCACCTTTATAGAATTGAGCACCTACAATAAATTGAACAGGTGTTGCGAGCGCTAATTGCACCCACGGATTCATGAACATACCTGGCATATACAAAAACGCCGTCATTTCAAAATGAGTAACCATCGTCCATAAAAGCGGTAATGTTAGAATGGCTGAGAAGATAAACTTCCCGTATTGCTTTTCAATTTCTTTTTCTTTATGGTCGACCGTCTCCCTTGCATCTTGCTTGGGAATGAGTGTGAATCCTAATTTTTTAATTGTTTCTACCATTTCATTCGGGTTAATAGCCCGGTTATCATATTCAACGGAAAGAGTTTCTAAGGCAAAGTTAACATTGGCAGATGAAACGCCCTCTAGTTTATTCATTCTTTTCTCAATCCGGTTTGCACAAGCCGCACATGTCATACCTGATATATCAAATTCTGTCTTGTCGTGAATGACCTGATATCCTAGTTTCTCGATTTTTGCTTCGAACTCTTTCTTATCAACGATAGAAGGGTCATACTTAATTGTTGTTTTCTCAAGGGCAAAGTTTACGTTAGCTTCTTCTACCCCTTCGACTCTAGATAACCCTTTTTCTATTTTATTGGCACAGGCTGCACATGTCATACCTGTTATAGTTA carries:
- a CDS encoding multicopper oxidase family protein, which translates into the protein MKKTLKATGIATAFALVIAGCSNEAVDLQVSDEEVTQEEKEETINTSSNNEGVKEFNLTVEETHWMFNEEVMEDAWTYNGSLPGEEIRVQEGDKVIVNVENQLDEPTALHLHGFPVPNEMDGVPGITQNAIMPGETFTYEYEADIPGTYWYHSHQDGARQVDKGLYGVFIVEPKDEEDYDIDEVIVIDEWSSMGMGDMDQGNMNDGDMDHRNMNDGDMDHGNMNDGHMNHGNMNSNEEGENHNMDGMTHAEMMNRMYDTPLINGKAAPEIEAIEVQEVGKTKLRFVNAGLFTQVVSIPGHSYKITHYDGQAVNEPEAIQGTPFRIAPAERFDVEIELDQTGAWGIQIYAEENKERLDAIVPLVYEGYEDNDLETEEASSSFFDISSYGETKEVDYGEITREYEMILGTDDGGETCTINDKQFPNHESYEVEEGDVVKFTIENDTEVDHPMHMHGEFFNVISKDGTPISGSPIVKDTLNIRPGETYEIVFEAKNPGIWMFHCHEFHHANAGMMAEVRYKGFAPDFTVDPDIPNKPE
- a CDS encoding AbrB/MazE/SpoVT family DNA-binding domain-containing protein — its product is MRRTKDETLKKLEGNSFYCKLNSRQDITLPYTVRKTLLIEPGVLITVGLVPGTTSIFIKKDIGSLVDNKMVVSENGSIRIPSEITKRAGFCKGDRFRIHVREKDGLILLHKLEM
- a CDS encoding heavy metal translocating P-type ATPase, with amino-acid sequence MTCAACANKIEKGLSRVEGVEEANVNFALEKTTIKYDPSIVDKKEFEAKIEKLGYQVIHDKTEFDISGMTCAACANRIEKRMNKLEGVSSANVNFALETLSVEYDNRAINPNEMVETIKKLGFTLIPKQDARETVDHKEKEIEKQYGKFIFSAILTLPLLWTMVTHFEMTAFLYMPGMFMNPWVQLALATPVQFIVGAQFYKGAYQALKNKSANMDVLVALGTSAAYFYSIYLGWEWMAAGGQGMPELYFEAAAVIITLIVLGKLFEVRAKGRTSQAIQKLLGLQAKTARVIRNEEEVEIPAEEVIVGDVVIIKPGEKVPVDGELIEGRSAIDESMITGESIPVDKSVGDPVIGATINKNGSIKVKATKVGRNTALSQIVKVVEEAQGSKADIQRLVDKVSGIFVPVVVAIAIATFLIWYFIVAPGDLRQALIPMISILVIACPCALGLATPTSIMAGSGRAAEMGLLFKGGEHLENTQNIQTVVLDKTGTVTKGQPELTDVEIAEGFTEENVLYYVGSAEKHSEHPLAQAIVKGIKEKGISLNDSTDFEAIPGYGIRAIVDNKEILAGTRNLMKQHSVPMKNADSLMEELENQGKTAMLIAVEGQFAGIIAVADTVKETSKEAIERMHDLGLEVIMLTGDNERTAKAIASQVGITHVIAEVIPEQKSSEVKKLQKQGKKVAMVGDGINDAPALAVADIGMAIGTGTDVAIEAADITLMRGDLNSVADAIHMSRKTMKNIKQNLFFAFIYNTSAIPIAAVGLLAPWVAGAAMAFSSVSVVLNALRLQKVKFTK